The Bacteroidia bacterium genome segment TTCCCCGGGAGGAACCTGGTAAATAAACTAAAGAGCTTTTATTATTTCAATAAACTCATTAGCTTTTAAAGAAGCACCACCAACAAGTCCACCATCAACATCTGTTTGTGAGAACAGTTCTTTTGCATTTGCAGCATTACAACTACCACCATATAAAATTGAAATTTCATTGGCAATTGTTACACTGTATTTCTCAGTAATTAATTTGCGAATAAAAGCATGCATTTCCTGAGCCTGAGCAGGAGAGGCTGTTTTGCCTGTACCTATTGCCCATACTGGTTCATATGCAATAATTATTTTGCAAAATTCTTCTGAATTTAGCTCAAATAAACCTTCTTCTAACTGTTTTTTTACAACATTAAATTGGTTCTCTGATTCCCGTTCCTGTAACAATTCACCACAACAATATATAGGTAAGAGTGAATTTTTTAAACATAGTTTAACTTTTGTTAAAAGTGTGTTGTTATCTTCATTAAAATACTGACGTCTTTCAGAGTGACCAATAATAACATATTGTGCGCCAATTGAGTTTAGCATTTCAGCAGAAACTTCGCCTGTGTAGGCACCTTTTTCCCAAGCAGCACAATTTTGTGAAGAAACAGAAATATTATTGCTGTCAACCTCTTTTAATATTGATGCAAGATGAGTGAATGGAGGAGCTATTATAACTTTGTTATTTCCTAAATTAAAATTTAGTAAAAATTCATTAAGTTCTTTTGCTAGATTAATACCATCACTTAAGTTAGTATTCATTTTCCAGTTACCTGCAGCAATATTTTTTCTCATGTTACTTTGTTAAAAATTCTTTTTCAAAATCTTCTGGACTAGGAATGTCATTACTGTGCCATTTAGCAACAATAATTCCTTTCTTTAAAACTATTACGCCAGGATTAGCTCTGATCATAGTTTTTAAAGTTGTTTCATCACAAGTATAATATTCAAAAGTTGTTTTAGAAGAATTAATAAATGAATTAATTTCTTGTTCTAAAGATGATGTTAGCCCTAAAAATAATAAGTTTTTAGATTTTGCCCAGTTTGCAAGAATATTTATTTGTTCAATGTTAGAAATATTTGCTTCTTCTACTTTTTTCAATACCAGAATAAATGTATAATTGTCAATTTCTAAAACAGAATCAAGTATATTAGTGCCATCAGGTTTATTAATTGAAAAGTCATGAATTGGTGTTTCGTAGCCTTTTTTTACT includes the following:
- a CDS encoding triose-phosphate isomerase, encoding MRKNIAAGNWKMNTNLSDGINLAKELNEFLLNFNLGNNKVIIAPPFTHLASILKEVDSNNISVSSQNCAAWEKGAYTGEVSAEMLNSIGAQYVIIGHSERRQYFNEDNNTLLTKVKLCLKNSLLPIYCCGELLQERESENQFNVVKKQLEEGLFELNSEEFCKIIIAYEPVWAIGTGKTASPAQAQEMHAFIRKLITEKYSVTIANEISILYGGSCNAANAKELFSQTDVDGGLVGGASLKANEFIEIIKAL